The genomic stretch TGTGGCCGGGCAAGTCATTGACCTGCTTGTAGATCTCGTAATGACAAATGAGCTTGGCCAGCGCGCGGCGATTGACGTACCGCAGCAATCCGCCAAACCGGAATGCATCGCGATTCCCATCCCCCACCTGCCTCGCGACCAGAGAGAAGATGGCCTCTTCGACAAAATTGTTGTCGGGGCAGGGGGCGGGCTTCTTTCGTTCCATGGATCGGTCCACTCGTTAGGGGTGATGCTTGTCTCGCCGCAGGCGGAGCAGCGGCGTTGCCTGATGCAGCGGTAGTATCGGTTCGCCTGCGCGTTTCTTGAGCGATGAGAGTGAGCGTGCGCTTCAAACGCTGGCGCGGTCGGGTGCTCGCCAATCCGCTCCATCGCTATCTCGTCTTGTGCGATCCCGTTGCCGGGTAATGAGACGACGGGCGGCGATCGAACTACCGCGCTGAGGCATTTCCACGCCGCCGCACCGCACTCCGCTTGTTCTCATCCCAGGCCGGAAACACCGTCGAGCGCTTGACCACGCCATACGCAAAGCTCGTGTCGATGGCGGCGATGCCGGGAATGGCATGCAATTGCCCGCGCACGAACTGCTCGTAGTCTTGCAGGCTTTCCACCAGCACACGCAGCAGGTAATCCGCCTCGCCAGTCAGCACATAGCAATCAAGGATCGCGTCGATGGCGCGGATGCGGTTCTCGAACGTCGAGACGACCTCGCGAGAGTGTTGTTGCAGACGAATATGCACGAATGCCGTCACCGGCAGCCCATATGCCTCTTCATCAACGATGGCCGTGTAGCCGCGGATGATGCCAGCGTCTTCCAGCAACCGCAGCCGGCGCAGGCAGGGTGAGGGCGACAGGTTCACACGCTCCGACAGCTCCTGGTTGGTCAAGCGGCCTTCTTTCTGAAGGGCGGCAATGATCTGCCTGTCTTTCTTATCCATGCGATTTTCCAAGAATGGCAGCTTCTGCCAAATCAAAAGGCGGCATTAGCGGAAATAGCAAGATACTACTTTTTGTACTGAGGCATTCTGTTTCCATTCTGAAAAGCAAGGGTGGGGCGGCATGCGTGGTTCGACATTGACGGTGGGCGTGGGCGCGCAGTCTGGGCGAAATGCCTTCGAGGCCAATCCGCTGATCGGGTATGCGGCGATGGTGCTGACGGTTTTGATCTGGGCCGGGTTCGCCCTGTCGATCCGGGCGATTGGCGCGTCGCCGCTGGCGCCTGCCGATGTGGCGCTCATCCGGTTCGGCCTGCCGACCTTGCTGCTGGTGCCGTTCCTGCCCTCCCGCTGGGCGATGCTGCGGCGGGTGAAGCCGCTCAGCGCGCTGATGATCCTGATGGGCGGCGGCGTGCCGTTCTTTTTCATGGCTTCGGCAGGCGGCAAGGTGACCTCGGCCGCCCACGTGGCCTCATTGATTGCCGGTACGACGCCGCTGTCGGTGGCGCTGATCGCGTATGTGGTGGATCGCCAACGCATGACGGCGGCACGCGGGCGCGCCATCGCGCTCATTCTCGCTGGCGTGCTGCTCCTGCTGGTATCGCAATCGCATGTATCGCATGGCGCGTTTGTCGGCGGCGCCGGATTGCTGCTGCTGGCGAGTCTGCTCTGGGGCAGCTACACGCTGGGGCTGCGCCGGGCAGGGCTCGATGCCATCGGTTGCGCATTGCTGTTGAGCGTGCCGTCCTTTTTGTTGACCGCGCTGCTGGTGAGCCTGGGCGTGGTTGACAGCCATGTCGGGCAGTTCACCGTGGCCAACGCCATGCCTTTCCTGCTGGCCCAGGGCTTGGGGGTTGGCGTGATTTCAAGCCTGTCTTATGCGCTGGCGATTCGTCATCTGGATACGCCGCGCTGTTCCGCCATCGGCTCGCTGGCGCCCGCGCTGGCTTGCCTGGGGGCGGTGCCCTTGCTCGGTGAATCGCTCACCCTGGCTGTTGCCTGCGGCATTGCCGTGATCACCGCTGGCGTGATCCTCGCAAACCGCGCGTAGACCGTCGCATCGCTCTTCCGGAAACCCACCCCATGCTAGCAAGCCTCGCCACCGTTGCCCCGGATCCGCTGTGGGGCCTGACCGCCGCTTTCCGTGCGGACCCCCGACCGGACAAGGTCGATCTTGTCGTGGGTGTCTATCGCGATGAAACCGGGCAGACACCGGTCATGGCCGCAGTGAAGGCCGTCGAGGAGCGTCTGGCTGCCGCCGGCGCTTCCAAGGCATACCGCGGATTGGCAGGCAACGCCGACTTCAATGCCGGGTTGGCGACGCTGCTGCTTGGCAACGACGCGGGGCGGCTGGCACGCCAGCACACGATGCAGACCGTGGGCGGGACCGGCGCGCTCCGATTGCTCGCCGACTTCATCGCCGTGGCTTCGCCCGGTGCTCGCGTCTGGGTGTCCGACCCAGGCTACGTCAACCACGTGCCCATCATGCGAGCGGCGGGGCTTGCGGTAGACCGCTACCGCTGGCGCGCGGAAGGCGGGGTGCTCGACGCGGACGCCATGTTCGCAGACCTGTGGGCTGCGCGTGCGGGCGATATCGTGCTGCTGCACGGCTGCTGCCACAACCCGACTGGCATCGACATGGGCGTCGGGGTCTGGCAAACCGTGGCGGAGCAGTGCGCGCAGCGGGGCTTGATCCCGCTGGTCGACATGGCGTACCTGGGTCTGGCCGATGGTTTGGAGCAGGACACCACAGGCCTGCGGTTGCTTGTCGATGCGCTCGATACGGTGCTGGTGGCGGCAAGCTGCTCAAAGAGCATGGGCCTGTACTGCGAACGCACCGGGGCGGCGATGGTACTCGGCAAGAACAGGGTGGCGCTGCAGCCGGTTGGCGGCGTGCTGGAGCGCATCACACGCAGCAACTATTCGATGCCGCCGGACCACGGCGCGGCGATCGCGGCTGCCATTCTTGGCGATGTCGCACTGAGGGCGTCCTGGCGTGACGAACTCGAACATATGCGTCAGCGCATCGCTGGCAACCGGCGTCGCCTTGATGACGCACTGGCCAGTCTGGGCGCCCCCGTTGCGCTACAGAATCTGTCACGGCACAAGGGCATGTTTTCCACGTTGCCGTGGGATGCCGATGCCATGGAGCGTTTGCGCGCACATCACGCCATCTATGGCACGCAGAGCGGCCGGATCAATATTGCAGGGCTCGCTTCGGAGCAGATCGACCGGGTGGCCGGCGCGCTTGCCGCCGTGGCCGCGGACATGGCCTCTACGCTGGCCTGAATGATCTTGATGATCTCGCCTTGATCCCCCGCAACCAACACGCTGCCTACGCCGCGGGGGTCCTCTCATAGCCGCCGTCGGCGTCGACGCGCGGACAAGCCGCACGACGTGTTACCGGTGCTGTTGCCTAGCGCCGCGACGCCATCGCCTGCATGGCCGCATCCACGAACTTCGCGGCGGCGTGTTCGCCCGCCAGGGGGGCTGCAGCCTTCGCGCATGCGGCAACCACGTCGCACAGCGATTGCGGGTCTTCCTTGCAGGCTCGCAGCAGCGGCATGGCGGCACCTGCCGCAGAGCCGAAGTGCTGCACGGCCAAACGCATCAGCTCGACCTTGACCACGTTGGGCAACACGTCGGCCAACTCCGGTGGCACGGCAGGCTGTGGCGCAGAAATGACCTGGACCGGCGCCGTGTGCGGCTTGCTGGCGTCATTGGCGGCGGGCTCGTCGATCGGCGCCGCCACCGCTTGCAGACCAAGCGTCATGCCCGTCAACGGCGGCAGCTCGTCGTAGATGTGAGAGAGGGCAGCAGGGCCGGGGCTGCCATGGTCGTCGAACAATGGACGATTGAAGTGCGCGATGGGGTCGAAAGGCGCGGCAGTCGCTGTGTTTTCAGGCGAGATACCGGGAAGCACGTCGACCATGCCGGCCCGTTGCAGCCCCACCAGCAGGTCGTCGAGGTCCGGCCAGTCGCTCAGCAGTTGATGCAGTTGCCCGACTGTGCGGGCTCCGTCAATGAGGATCAGCAGATGCCGCTGGCGCATCTGCATGTCATGGCGGCGCTGGGCCAAGGCTTCGCGGCCGTCCTCCGTCTTGATCAGGACGTTCGTCGTTACAAGCATGGTGACTCCCCGTTAAGCAGACTTGCCCGGCATCTTGATGTGCCGGTGCTAGCTGTACGTTAGTCATCACACCCGACCCCTGCCATCGTTCGATTGGCGGAGATTGTGAAACCAGAGACCAACGATCGGTCTAGCTCCGCCACGATTCCAATGCGGGCGCGGGCTCGCCGTGCGCGCTGCTTTGACGAGCCAGCGACCCGGCGTAGGTCGCGTACCACGCGAGCACCTCCGGGTTTGCCATTGCATCGGGGTGGGCGACGCGCTCGACTGGTGCGCCAAGCAGCAGTTTCTTGATGGGCACTTCCATCTTCTTGCCCGAGAGCGTGCGCGGCACGCCTGGCGCCTGCACGATCACGTTGGGCACATGCCGGGCTGACAGTCCCGCCTTGATGCGTGTGTTGATCGTGCTGCGCAGCGTGTCGTCGAGCGTCGCACCTTCGCGCAGCACGACGAACAGCGGCATGAACGATTCGCGGCCGAGAAATTCGAGATCGACGACGAGGCTGTCGAGCACTTCCGGCAGGTCTTCCACTACGCGGTACAGCTCGGCTGTGCCCATGCGGATACCGTGGCGGTTGATCGTGGCATCCGACCGGCCGTAGATGATGGCGCCGCCGCGTGGCGTGATCTTGATCCAGTCGCCGT from Ralstonia pickettii encodes the following:
- a CDS encoding Lrp/AsnC family transcriptional regulator, which gives rise to MDKKDRQIIAALQKEGRLTNQELSERVNLSPSPCLRRLRLLEDAGIIRGYTAIVDEEAYGLPVTAFVHIRLQQHSREVVSTFENRIRAIDAILDCYVLTGEADYLLRVLVESLQDYEQFVRGQLHAIPGIAAIDTSFAYGVVKRSTVFPAWDENKRSAVRRRGNASAR
- a CDS encoding DMT family transporter, giving the protein MRGSTLTVGVGAQSGRNAFEANPLIGYAAMVLTVLIWAGFALSIRAIGASPLAPADVALIRFGLPTLLLVPFLPSRWAMLRRVKPLSALMILMGGGVPFFFMASAGGKVTSAAHVASLIAGTTPLSVALIAYVVDRQRMTAARGRAIALILAGVLLLLVSQSHVSHGAFVGGAGLLLLASLLWGSYTLGLRRAGLDAIGCALLLSVPSFLLTALLVSLGVVDSHVGQFTVANAMPFLLAQGLGVGVISSLSYALAIRHLDTPRCSAIGSLAPALACLGAVPLLGESLTLAVACGIAVITAGVILANRA
- a CDS encoding amino acid aminotransferase, translating into MLASLATVAPDPLWGLTAAFRADPRPDKVDLVVGVYRDETGQTPVMAAVKAVEERLAAAGASKAYRGLAGNADFNAGLATLLLGNDAGRLARQHTMQTVGGTGALRLLADFIAVASPGARVWVSDPGYVNHVPIMRAAGLAVDRYRWRAEGGVLDADAMFADLWAARAGDIVLLHGCCHNPTGIDMGVGVWQTVAEQCAQRGLIPLVDMAYLGLADGLEQDTTGLRLLVDALDTVLVAASCSKSMGLYCERTGAAMVLGKNRVALQPVGGVLERITRSNYSMPPDHGAAIAAAILGDVALRASWRDELEHMRQRIAGNRRRLDDALASLGAPVALQNLSRHKGMFSTLPWDADAMERLRAHHAIYGTQSGRINIAGLASEQIDRVAGALAAVAADMASTLA